GAGCTTTTTACGTGATCGTATTTTATCACAAGATATTCAGAAAGTTTTCTTTGTCATTAATTTTAAGGATGCTCTAGATGAAGAGGGAATTAAAAAAGTATACTCTTATGCGCAAGAGAAATTAAGTAAGGTAGTAGAAAATCCTAGAATCTTTTTTGTTTCAGCAAAGCATGCTTTGGCATATCGACGAAAACAAAACGGAGAAACTATACGTATGCGTGGTCCAATTATGGATATTGAAGAGACTGGAATACCTCAATTGGAGCAGGAATTGGCACATTTCTTACAATATGAACGTGGGATGATTAAACTACAAAAACCAATTCAAACAGCAAAACGATTGGCAAATAAAACACTACAAGAGCAAATTACATTCGATAAAAAAAGTTTAAATAATGATATTAAAGATTTAGATAAGAAATTAGAAAAGTTACGTGAACAAATTAGCGAGCTAAAGCGAATCGGAAAAGAAGCAGCTAATTATATTGAAATAACTTTGAAGAAGAAAGAGAAAGTAATCCAAGGAGAGTATGGCAAAGGGTTGAATGAGATTGCAACACAAGCAAGGGAGACAGCGGATTCTTTATATAAGAGGATGTCTACAGAAGAAGTGGTAACAAATGTAGAAACCAAAGTTGCTCCATTAGAGAGGGCTTTACATGAAAAAATGAAAAAAATACAAGAGAAGACGTTGAAGGAAATATTAACAACTGCCAGTCAAAAGGTAGAAAAGCATATCCAATCAATCCAAGGGCAGTTAGAACATTTAGTGCAGGGTGAGATAGAGCATAATATTATACCTGTTAAATCAGATGAAAAGTATAGCAATTATGCCCCTATTGATATAGTAGATGACATTGTAGGTAGTATATGGGAACAAATCCCTCGAGGCCGCTGGTATTCTGGAGTTTTAAAGGGACTAACTTTGTTTACTGGAGTAATTGGAAAGGGAATACAATCTATATTTCACTTTTTCAGTGGGAGAGATCAAGAATACGAACAGTTAATGAAAGGGATAGATGAGAGATTTGATAAGAACATCCCAACGAAATTGAATAGATTTAAAGAAGGATGGCGCGGGAAAATTAAGGTTGTTATGGATCTGTATAATCAAAAAGTACAGGAGCAAGTAAATATATTAAATATGAAAATGGAAACATTGCTACAAAATCGTCAAATGGAACAGTATGTGGCAGAAGAAAGATTGCAAGTATTAAATCGCCAAGAGCAACAAGTAGAGCGTGTAATTCAAGAAATGGATAAAATTATTTCGGATAAAGTGGGTGTGAAATAATGAATTACGAAGAAAGAAAAACAGATTTATTTAATAAAATTCAAGTACTGCGAAATCAAGTTTGTGACATATTACCTCAAAGCCCTCAAATTCGTAAATTTGATGAAGTGCTCTTGGATTTAAAAGAAGATTTATACACAGTTGTTGTCGTTGGTGAGTTCAAGAATGGAAAATCTACTTTTGTAAATGCATTGTTAGGAGAACCATTGTTGCCTGTAGATGTAACACCTACGACGGCGGCTATCCATGCTTTAGTATGGGGAAGTGAAAGAAGTTTTGAGGTGCATAAAAGTGATGGAACGGTAGAAAGAAGTGGCTTGCAAGCTGAAACATTGCAGAAATATGTAGCGACAGCAGATTTTAACCCAGATGAAGTAAACTATTTAAAATTATGTATGCCAGCGCCACTTTTGAAGAATAAAGTAGTTCTTGTTGATACACCAGGTGTTAATGATTTAAATAAACATCGTT
This Bacillus mycoides DNA region includes the following protein-coding sequences:
- a CDS encoding dynamin family protein, with protein sequence MTFSLSQFKEKKLDTLEQLQNLRNLFVERKQVDYVRTMEKLIQDVMNEEFVIVVVGEFSRGKSTFINSFLGKRILPSSVKPTTTILNKITYKEHPNITLHYRDEKEKSRAISEEEFKKIVAPREPIVGDEQSEKEYEEALKKISEVAYAEVGYPLSFCSDGVEIIDTPGTNDLDEAREEITNTFIPTSDAAILLLSGVKILSESEMSFLRDRILSQDIQKVFFVINFKDALDEEGIKKVYSYAQEKLSKVVENPRIFFVSAKHALAYRRKQNGETIRMRGPIMDIEETGIPQLEQELAHFLQYERGMIKLQKPIQTAKRLANKTLQEQITFDKKSLNNDIKDLDKKLEKLREQISELKRIGKEAANYIEITLKKKEKVIQGEYGKGLNEIATQARETADSLYKRMSTEEVVTNVETKVAPLERALHEKMKKIQEKTLKEILTTASQKVEKHIQSIQGQLEHLVQGEIEHNIIPVKSDEKYSNYAPIDIVDDIVGSIWEQIPRGRWYSGVLKGLTLFTGVIGKGIQSIFHFFSGRDQEYEQLMKGIDERFDKNIPTKLNRFKEGWRGKIKVVMDLYNQKVQEQVNILNMKMETLLQNRQMEQYVAEERLQVLNRQEQQVERVIQEMDKIISDKVGVK